The Litoreibacter ponti genome includes a window with the following:
- a CDS encoding ABC transporter ATP-binding protein, with protein MTAVLSIRDLTVEIPTRHAVLRPVDGVSYDIAAGEILGVVGESGAGKSMAGNAVIGLLTRPAHIAGGEIYLKGERIDHLEGEAMRRLRGKEIGMVFQDPLTSLNPLLRIGDQLTETMLAHLDISESEAKKRAIAALEEVGIPAAAERVDSYPHEFSGGMRQRVVIALALCAEPSLIIADEPTTALDVSVQAQIIALLRKLCRERGTAVMLITHDMGVIAEAADRVAVMYAGRLAELGPVREVITSPDHPYTDGLMGSTPLASKGLDRLRQIPGSMPRLENIPPGCAFAPRCPYVQEKCRVDPGPKRDGGRAACWFPLPDEVEATA; from the coding sequence ATGACCGCTGTTCTGTCTATCCGCGACCTGACGGTCGAAATCCCCACGCGCCATGCGGTGCTGCGGCCCGTGGATGGGGTGTCGTATGATATCGCCGCGGGCGAGATCCTGGGCGTCGTGGGCGAAAGCGGCGCGGGCAAGTCGATGGCGGGCAATGCCGTCATTGGGCTGCTGACCCGACCTGCGCATATCGCGGGTGGCGAGATTTACCTGAAGGGCGAGCGGATTGATCACTTGGAAGGCGAAGCGATGCGGCGCCTGAGGGGCAAAGAGATCGGGATGGTGTTCCAGGACCCGCTGACCTCGCTCAACCCGCTGTTGCGCATCGGCGATCAGCTGACCGAGACGATGCTGGCGCATCTCGACATCTCGGAGAGCGAGGCGAAGAAGCGCGCGATTGCGGCGCTCGAAGAGGTCGGCATCCCCGCCGCCGCCGAGCGGGTGGACAGCTACCCGCATGAGTTTTCCGGCGGCATGCGGCAGCGGGTGGTGATCGCGCTGGCGCTGTGTGCCGAGCCGTCGCTGATCATCGCCGATGAGCCGACCACCGCGCTGGATGTGTCGGTGCAGGCGCAGATCATCGCGCTGTTGCGCAAGCTCTGCCGCGAGCGGGGCACGGCGGTGATGCTGATCACCCATGATATGGGCGTGATTGCCGAGGCAGCCGACCGCGTGGCCGTGATGTATGCCGGGCGGCTGGCGGAGCTGGGGCCGGTGCGCGAAGTGATCACCTCGCCCGATCATCCTTATACAGATGGGCTGATGGGCTCTACGCCGCTGGCCTCAAAAGGTTTGGATCGATTGCGGCAAATCCCGGGCTCGATGCCGCGGCTGGAGAATATCCCGCCCGGCTGCGCCTTTGCACCGCGCTGCCCGTACGTTCAGGAGAAATGCCGCGTCGATCCCGGACCGAAACGAGATGGCGGCCGCGCCGCCTGCTGGTTCCCCCTGCCCGACGAAGTGGAAGCGACAGCATGA
- a CDS encoding ABC transporter ATP-binding protein, with translation MSLIEIKNLTRVFDVSKPLLNRIVERLPKALLTAVSDVSFEVEERSVYALVGESGSGKSTIGKMIVGLLKPSGGNVTIAGVDFFNEDDAAKIDKTRSDLQMIFQDPYASLNPRWRVRDIIEEPVVSRGGKGNGLAEKLLEQVGLSAADAGKFPHEFSGGQRQRICIARALASEPKVIVCDEPTSALDVSVQAQVLNLMSDLKDDLGLTYVFISHDLTVVQHIADRIGVLYLGRLVEEAAPDALFDDPKHPYTQMLFAAAPKMDGFGREVEPPKGEIPDPINPPTGCAFHPRCPIAVDRCSAERPDMRDLGGRRVACHLAE, from the coding sequence ATGAGCCTGATCGAGATCAAGAACCTGACGCGTGTCTTCGACGTCTCCAAGCCGCTGCTCAATCGCATTGTCGAGCGGTTGCCGAAGGCGCTGCTGACCGCCGTCTCCGACGTGAGCTTCGAGGTTGAGGAGCGGTCCGTCTACGCGCTGGTGGGCGAGAGCGGATCCGGCAAGTCGACCATCGGCAAGATGATCGTGGGGCTTTTGAAGCCCTCGGGCGGGAACGTGACGATCGCGGGCGTGGACTTCTTCAACGAGGATGACGCGGCCAAGATCGACAAGACACGCTCTGATCTGCAGATGATTTTCCAAGACCCCTATGCGTCGCTGAACCCGCGTTGGCGGGTGCGCGACATCATCGAAGAACCGGTTGTCTCACGCGGCGGCAAGGGTAATGGGCTGGCCGAGAAACTGCTGGAACAGGTGGGGTTGTCAGCGGCGGATGCGGGCAAGTTCCCCCACGAGTTCTCAGGCGGGCAGCGGCAGCGGATTTGCATCGCGCGGGCGCTGGCGAGCGAGCCGAAGGTGATCGTCTGCGACGAGCCGACCTCCGCGCTGGATGTGTCCGTGCAGGCGCAGGTGCTGAACCTGATGAGCGATCTGAAGGATGATCTGGGGCTGACCTACGTGTTCATTTCCCACGATCTGACCGTGGTGCAGCACATCGCCGACCGGATCGGAGTGCTTTATCTGGGGCGGCTGGTGGAGGAGGCGGCGCCCGATGCGCTGTTCGACGACCCCAAGCATCCCTACACCCAGATGCTGTTTGCGGCGGCACCGAAGATGGATGGGTTCGGCCGCGAAGTGGAGCCGCCTAAGGGCGAGATCCCCGACCCGATCAACCCGCCCACGGGCTGCGCGTTTCACCCGCGCTGCCCGATCGCGGTCGACCGCTGCTCCGCCGAGCGGCCGGACATGCGCGACCTGGGCGGGCGGCGGGTGGCATGCCATCTGGCTGAGTAA
- a CDS encoding MarR family winged helix-turn-helix transcriptional regulator, which yields MSFDLQTFLPYLLNRAAEASSLEFQRLYKARYGMLRTEWRVLFHLGRYGPLTATEICGRAGLHKTKVSRAASALEAKRFLIRTQQSDDRRQARLSLTKRGQVVYGDLATEARAFEAELVKDLPAETVAILRESLIQIAGAQPKGRAGTDP from the coding sequence ATGTCTTTCGACCTCCAGACCTTTCTGCCCTACCTGCTCAATCGCGCCGCCGAGGCGTCGAGCCTGGAGTTCCAGCGGCTCTACAAGGCGCGCTACGGGATGCTTCGAACCGAGTGGCGCGTGCTGTTCCACCTTGGCCGCTACGGCCCGCTGACGGCGACCGAGATTTGCGGCCGCGCGGGGCTGCACAAGACCAAGGTCAGCCGGGCCGCCAGCGCGCTGGAAGCCAAGCGCTTCCTGATCCGCACGCAGCAGAGCGACGACCGCAGGCAGGCGCGCCTGTCGCTGACCAAGCGGGGGCAGGTGGTCTATGGCGATCTCGCGACCGAGGCCCGCGCTTTTGAGGCAGAGCTGGTCAAGGACCTGCCCGCAGAGACGGTGGCGATCCTGCGCGAAAGCCTGATCCAGATCGCCGGGGCGCAGCCCAAGGGGCGCGCGGGGACCGACCCGTAA
- the hmgA gene encoding homogentisate 1,2-dioxygenase produces MNIQSDQTGLTMAPTPTGTHAGYMPGFGNDFETEALPGALPQGMNSPQKVNYGLYGEQLSGTAFTAPSHQNERTWCYRIRPSVKHTHRFEKIELPYWKSAPHIDPDVVSLGQYRWDPVPHGDGALTWLTGMRTMTTAGDVNTQVGMASHIYLVTASMVDSYFYSADSELLVVPQEGRLRFCTELGVIDIEPQEIAILPRGLVYRVEVLDGPCRGFVCENYGQKFALPGRGPIGANCMANRRDFKTPVAAFEDRDAASTVTVKWAGQFHETKIGHSPLDVVAWHGNYAPCKYDLRTYCPVGAVLFDHPDPSIFTVLTAPSGVEGTANIDFVLFRDRWMVAEDTFRPPWYHKNVMSELMGNIYGIYDAKPKGFVPGGMSLHNMMLPHGPDKNAFEGASNADLKAEKLADTMSFMFETRFPQHLTAFAAKEAPLQDDYIDCWTDLEKKFDGTPGKK; encoded by the coding sequence ATGAACATCCAAAGCGATCAGACCGGGCTGACCATGGCCCCTACCCCGACAGGCACCCACGCGGGCTACATGCCGGGCTTCGGCAATGATTTCGAGACCGAGGCGCTGCCGGGCGCGCTGCCCCAGGGCATGAACTCGCCGCAGAAGGTGAACTACGGGCTTTACGGCGAGCAGCTGTCGGGCACCGCCTTCACCGCGCCAAGCCACCAGAACGAGCGGACATGGTGCTACCGCATCCGCCCGTCGGTCAAGCACACCCACCGGTTCGAGAAAATCGAGCTGCCCTACTGGAAATCCGCCCCGCATATCGACCCCGATGTCGTCTCGCTGGGACAGTACCGCTGGGACCCGGTGCCCCATGGCGACGGCGCGCTGACATGGCTGACCGGCATGCGCACCATGACGACGGCCGGCGATGTAAACACACAAGTCGGCATGGCGTCCCACATCTACCTGGTCACCGCATCGATGGTGGACAGCTACTTCTACTCCGCCGATTCAGAGCTGCTTGTGGTCCCGCAGGAAGGCCGCCTGCGCTTTTGCACCGAGCTGGGCGTGATCGACATCGAGCCGCAGGAGATCGCGATCCTCCCGCGCGGGTTGGTCTACCGGGTGGAGGTGCTGGACGGCCCCTGCCGCGGCTTCGTGTGCGAGAATTACGGCCAGAAATTCGCGTTGCCGGGGCGTGGCCCCATCGGGGCCAATTGCATGGCGAACCGGCGTGATTTCAAGACGCCCGTCGCCGCGTTCGAGGACCGCGATGCAGCCTCCACCGTCACCGTCAAATGGGCGGGGCAGTTCCATGAGACCAAGATCGGGCACTCGCCGCTCGACGTCGTGGCGTGGCATGGCAACTACGCGCCCTGCAAATACGACCTGCGCACCTACTGCCCGGTGGGCGCGGTGCTGTTCGACCACCCGGACCCCTCGATCTTCACCGTGCTGACTGCCCCCAGCGGGGTCGAAGGCACGGCCAATATCGATTTTGTCCTATTCCGCGACCGCTGGATGGTGGCCGAGGACACGTTCCGCCCGCCCTGGTACCACAAAAACGTCATGTCGGAGCTGATGGGCAATATCTACGGCATCTACGACGCCAAGCCCAAGGGCTTCGTGCCCGGCGGCATGAGCCTGCACAACATGATGCTGCCCCACGGGCCGGACAAAAACGCGTTCGAGGGGGCGTCGAACGCCGATCTGAAAGCGGAGAAGCTGGCCGACACGATGAGCTTCATGTTCGAGACGCGCTTCCCCCAGCACCTGACGGCCTTCGCCGCCAAGGAGGCCCCGCTACAGGATGACTACATCGACTGCTGGACAGATCTGGAGAAGAAATTCGACGGAACACCGGGCAAGAAATGA
- a CDS encoding fumarylacetoacetate hydrolase family protein codes for MKIASLNDGTRDGQLVVVSDDHQTQRPCTDGTLRAALDAGRLVPEFTEQPFADTLCGAVLPRATQFLDGSAYVNHVDLVRRARGAEMPERFWTDPLMYQGCSTFLGPTDDITGDPDWGIDFEAEVAVITGDVHQGVSADEAAGFVEYIMLINDISLRGLIPGELAKGFGFVQSKPPSATSPLAVTPDDCPGWDGRKLHGALCVDLNGAAFGRADAGMDMTFDFGALIAHAARTRPLPAGTVIGSGTISNRDADGGPGRPVADDGAGYSCIAEQRMVETIKTGAPVTPFLQRGNRVRIWMEDETGASIFGAIDQKVSTT; via the coding sequence ATGAAGATCGCAAGCCTGAATGACGGGACCCGCGACGGGCAGCTGGTTGTCGTGTCGGACGACCACCAGACCCAGCGGCCCTGCACCGACGGGACGCTGCGCGCGGCTCTTGATGCCGGTCGTCTCGTCCCGGAATTCACGGAGCAGCCCTTTGCCGACACGCTCTGCGGCGCCGTGCTGCCACGGGCGACGCAGTTCCTCGATGGCTCGGCCTATGTGAACCATGTCGATCTGGTCCGCCGCGCGCGGGGGGCAGAGATGCCAGAGCGCTTCTGGACGGACCCGCTGATGTATCAAGGGTGCTCCACCTTTCTGGGGCCGACCGACGACATCACCGGGGACCCGGACTGGGGCATCGATTTCGAGGCCGAGGTCGCGGTCATAACCGGCGATGTGCATCAGGGCGTCAGCGCGGACGAGGCTGCGGGCTTCGTTGAGTATATCATGCTGATCAATGACATATCCCTGCGCGGCCTTATCCCCGGTGAGCTGGCCAAGGGCTTTGGCTTCGTGCAGTCGAAGCCGCCCTCTGCGACATCTCCGCTTGCCGTCACCCCGGATGACTGCCCCGGCTGGGACGGGCGCAAGCTACACGGCGCGCTGTGTGTGGACCTGAACGGCGCGGCGTTTGGGCGCGCGGATGCGGGCATGGATATGACCTTCGACTTTGGCGCGCTGATCGCCCACGCCGCCAGGACGCGTCCTCTGCCCGCGGGCACGGTGATCGGGTCGGGCACGATTTCCAACCGCGACGCGGATGGCGGCCCGGGCCGCCCGGTGGCCGATGACGGCGCGGGCTATTCCTGCATCGCAGAGCAGCGCATGGTCGAGACCATCAAGACCGGCGCCCCCGTCACGCCCTTCCTGCAGCGCGGTAACCGCGTCAGGATCTGGATGGAAGACGAAACCGGCGCCTCCATCTTCGGCGCGATAGATCAAAAGGTATCAACCACATGA
- a CDS encoding MBL fold metallo-hydrolase: MSKAFASQGDITEKTITFDEVGRDLWAFTAEGDPNSGVIIGDDSVMVVEAQATPRLAEKVIEKVRSVTDKPISHLVLTHYHAVRVLGASAYGADQIIMSDAARGMVEERGQEDWDSEFQRFPRLFEGHESIPGLTYPTTTFSDAMTVYLGKRRVDIKHIGRAHTAGDAVIHVPDENVMFTGDIVEDHSACYCGDGYFGDWGGTLDRIAAYDVDAIAPGRGGALVGKDAVARAIESTRDFVDSTYAPAARIAARGGSLKEAWDAVRAACDPKFKDYAIYEHCLPFNVSRAFDEARGIAHPRIWTAARDLEMWEALQG, translated from the coding sequence ATGAGCAAAGCCTTCGCCTCTCAAGGGGACATAACCGAGAAGACAATCACCTTCGATGAGGTGGGCCGCGACCTGTGGGCCTTCACCGCCGAGGGCGATCCGAACTCCGGCGTCATAATCGGCGACGACAGCGTCATGGTGGTCGAGGCGCAAGCCACGCCGCGTTTGGCCGAGAAGGTGATCGAGAAGGTCCGCTCGGTCACCGACAAGCCGATCAGCCACTTGGTGCTGACCCATTACCACGCGGTTCGGGTGCTGGGCGCTTCGGCCTACGGGGCCGATCAGATCATCATGTCCGACGCCGCCCGCGGCATGGTCGAAGAGCGCGGGCAGGAGGACTGGGACAGCGAGTTCCAACGCTTCCCGCGCCTGTTCGAGGGCCATGAAAGCATCCCCGGCCTGACCTATCCGACCACGACCTTCAGCGATGCGATGACGGTGTATCTCGGCAAGCGCCGGGTCGATATCAAGCATATCGGCCGTGCGCACACGGCGGGGGATGCGGTGATCCATGTGCCCGACGAGAACGTGATGTTCACCGGCGATATCGTGGAGGACCACTCGGCCTGTTATTGCGGTGACGGCTATTTCGGCGACTGGGGCGGCACGCTGGACCGGATCGCGGCCTATGACGTGGACGCCATCGCGCCGGGGCGCGGCGGGGCGCTGGTGGGCAAGGACGCGGTGGCGCGCGCAATCGAGAGCACGCGCGATTTCGTCGACAGCACCTATGCGCCCGCCGCCCGCATCGCCGCCCGGGGTGGCTCGCTGAAGGAGGCATGGGACGCGGTGCGCGCAGCGTGCGACCCGAAATTCAAGGACTACGCCATCTACGAGCACTGCCTGCCATTCAACGTCTCCCGCGCCTTTGACGAGGCGCGCGGCATCGCGCACCCGCGCATCTGGACCGCCGCCCGCGATTTGGAGATGTGGGAGGCATTGCAGGGGTGA
- a CDS encoding FAD-dependent oxidoreductase yields the protein MKDTHENTGLLYPYAKVAAQDQAPVRHPVVIVGGGPVGLACALDLGLRGTPVLLLDEAEGVGVGSRAICFAKRTLDIADRLGCGQAMVDKGVVWNVGRVFHGEGEIYQFNLAPEGGHRNPAFINLQQYYFETFLVERIHAAQAEGAPIEIRGGNRVASISQSDHVALEVETPDGTYGIEADWLVACDGARSPLRDMLGMSFEGRVFEDNFLIADVKMTADFPTERWFWFEPPFKGAGHSALLHKQPDDIWRIDFQLGWDIDRARELEPANVRRRVDAMLGEGVEYELEWTSIYTFQCRRMERFRKGRVLFAGDSAHQVSPFGARGANSGVQDAENLAWKLDAVLRGAPESLLETYEEERIAAADENILNSTRATDFLTPKSEISTIFRNAVLDLAGKYAFARPLVNSGRLSVPCVYDGLSLTGEDALDGPAATRPGSACVDAPVGDGFLLGRLPQGFCLLALNCSAATDLCETVELEAAPGSRLAERYLGRAAQAVYLIRPDHHIVGRWPAFDADKINAALTRAKGG from the coding sequence GTGAAGGACACCCATGAAAACACCGGGCTGCTTTACCCTTACGCGAAAGTGGCGGCGCAAGATCAAGCGCCCGTGCGTCATCCGGTTGTCATCGTGGGCGGCGGGCCGGTGGGTCTCGCCTGCGCGCTCGATCTGGGGCTGCGGGGGACGCCGGTCCTGCTGCTCGACGAGGCGGAGGGCGTGGGCGTAGGCTCGCGCGCGATCTGCTTTGCCAAGCGCACGCTGGATATCGCCGACCGGCTGGGCTGCGGGCAGGCGATGGTCGACAAAGGCGTCGTGTGGAATGTGGGCCGGGTGTTTCACGGCGAGGGCGAAATCTACCAGTTCAACCTCGCGCCGGAGGGCGGGCATCGCAATCCGGCCTTCATCAACCTGCAGCAATACTATTTCGAGACCTTCCTCGTCGAGCGTATCCACGCCGCCCAAGCCGAAGGCGCGCCCATTGAAATCCGGGGCGGCAACCGCGTGGCCTCTATCTCGCAATCCGACCATGTGGCGCTGGAGGTCGAGACACCGGACGGCACCTACGGCATCGAGGCGGACTGGCTCGTGGCCTGCGACGGCGCGCGCTCACCCCTGCGAGACATGCTGGGCATGAGCTTCGAGGGGCGCGTGTTCGAGGACAATTTTCTGATCGCGGACGTCAAGATGACCGCCGATTTTCCGACCGAGCGGTGGTTCTGGTTCGAGCCGCCGTTCAAAGGCGCGGGGCATTCGGCGCTGCTGCACAAACAGCCCGACGACATCTGGCGCATCGACTTCCAGCTGGGCTGGGACATCGACCGCGCCCGCGAGCTGGAGCCCGCAAATGTGCGGCGCAGGGTCGATGCGATGCTGGGCGAGGGCGTGGAGTACGAGCTGGAATGGACCTCGATCTACACGTTCCAATGCCGCCGGATGGAGCGGTTTCGCAAAGGCCGCGTGTTGTTCGCGGGCGACAGCGCGCATCAGGTCTCGCCGTTTGGCGCGCGTGGCGCCAATTCGGGCGTGCAGGATGCCGAGAACCTGGCCTGGAAGCTGGACGCGGTGCTGCGCGGCGCACCCGAGAGCCTGCTTGAGACCTACGAGGAAGAGCGGATCGCGGCCGCCGACGAGAACATCCTGAACTCGACCCGAGCCACGGACTTCCTGACGCCGAAATCCGAGATCAGCACGATTTTCCGCAATGCGGTGCTTGATCTGGCGGGCAAATACGCCTTCGCACGGCCGCTGGTGAACTCGGGCCGCTTGTCGGTGCCGTGTGTCTATGACGGGCTGTCGCTCACAGGCGAGGACGCGTTGGACGGGCCCGCAGCGACCCGCCCCGGCAGCGCCTGCGTCGACGCGCCGGTGGGCGACGGGTTCCTGCTAGGGCGGCTGCCGCAGGGCTTCTGCCTGCTTGCGCTAAACTGCTCCGCTGCGACCGACCTGTGCGAGACGGTGGAGTTGGAAGCCGCGCCCGGATCGCGGCTGGCGGAACGGTATCTGGGCCGCGCGGCGCAGGCGGTCTACCTGATCCGCCCCGACCACCATATCGTCGGGCGCTGGCCCGCCTTCGACGCGGACAAGATCAACGCGGCGCTGACGCGCGCGAAAGGGGGCTAG
- a CDS encoding DUF2783 domain-containing protein, producing the protein MLNLEPNIPDGDGFYDELLAAHQGLSKDESDALNARLILVLANHIGDRDVLREALKAAGEAG; encoded by the coding sequence ATGCTGAACCTCGAGCCGAACATTCCCGATGGGGACGGGTTTTACGACGAGCTGCTGGCCGCCCACCAAGGGCTGAGCAAGGATGAAAGCGACGCGCTGAACGCGCGTTTAATTTTAGTGCTGGCCAACCATATCGGGGACCGCGACGTGCTGCGCGAGGCCCTAAAGGCTGCTGGCGAAGCGGGTTAG
- the gph gene encoding phosphoglycolate phosphatase (PGP is an essential enzyme in the glycolate salvage pathway in higher organisms (photorespiration in plants). Phosphoglycolate results from the oxidase activity of RubisCO in the Calvin cycle when concentrations of carbon dioxide are low relative to oxygen. This enzyme is a member of the Haloacid Dehalogenase (HAD) superfamily of aspartate-nucleophile hydrolase enzymes (PF00702).) encodes MMTDLKAIIFDLDGTLVHSAPDLHAACNVMLAAANRPPITLEQTISFIGNGIEKLVERALRVTGGAPSDIGPHVAEMHRAYAADLTTLTTLFPGVRGVLDGLDLPMAICTNKPETPARDLCDALDLSRYFDVITGGDTTQAKKPDALPLLHTATMLGITAQECLYVGDSVTDFKTARNADVAFAFYTGGYQPSPVQGLRPDETFDAWEGLDLTRFASSL; translated from the coding sequence ATGATGACCGATCTCAAGGCGATCATCTTCGATCTCGACGGCACGCTGGTTCATTCCGCCCCCGATCTGCACGCGGCGTGCAACGTGATGCTGGCCGCAGCGAACCGCCCGCCGATCACGCTGGAGCAGACCATCAGTTTCATCGGCAACGGCATCGAAAAGCTGGTCGAGCGCGCCTTGCGCGTCACCGGTGGCGCGCCGTCGGACATCGGGCCCCACGTGGCCGAGATGCACCGCGCCTACGCCGCTGATCTGACTACTCTGACGACGCTCTTTCCGGGCGTGCGCGGGGTGCTCGACGGCCTCGATCTGCCGATGGCGATCTGTACCAACAAGCCCGAAACGCCAGCCCGCGACCTGTGCGACGCGCTTGATCTGAGCCGGTATTTCGACGTCATCACCGGGGGCGACACCACACAGGCCAAGAAGCCTGATGCCCTGCCGTTGCTGCACACTGCCACGATGTTGGGAATAACCGCGCAGGAGTGCCTCTACGTGGGCGATAGCGTCACCGACTTCAAAACCGCCCGCAACGCGGATGTGGCCTTCGCCTTCTACACCGGCGGCTACCAGCCCTCGCCCGTGCAGGGCCTGCGCCCTGACGAGACATTCGACGCGTGGGAGGGGCTGGACCTAACCCGCTTCGCCAGCAGCCTTTAG
- a CDS encoding L-idonate 5-dehydrogenase — protein MKSLVIHAPRDLRIEEQEVAPPGPGEVQVTMAAGGICGSDLHYYQHGGFGAIKLREPMVLGHEVAGHITALGEGVTGLAEGQLVAVSPSRPCGSCTFCLAGQPNQCLNMRFYGSAMPFPHIQGAFRQVLNADASQCAVADGLTPGEAAMAEPLAVCLHATRQAGPMLGKSVLVTGCGPIGILCILAARRAGADHIVATDLSDFTLGMAKQAGADEVINMGQAPDGLEKYTPEKGHFNVLFECSGAAPALSAGIHAMAPGGTIVQLGLGGDMSLPMMAITAKELSLKGSFRFHSEFHTGVSLMQKGLIDVKPFITQTLPLADAVEAFELAGDRSRAMKTQISFA, from the coding sequence ATGAAAAGCCTTGTGATCCACGCCCCGCGCGACCTGCGCATCGAAGAGCAGGAGGTCGCGCCCCCGGGCCCCGGCGAGGTGCAGGTGACCATGGCCGCGGGCGGTATCTGCGGCTCTGATCTGCACTACTACCAGCACGGCGGCTTCGGCGCGATCAAGCTGCGCGAGCCGATGGTTCTGGGCCACGAGGTTGCGGGCCATATCACAGCATTGGGCGAAGGCGTCACCGGGCTGGCTGAGGGCCAGTTGGTCGCGGTTTCCCCTTCGCGCCCCTGCGGCTCCTGCACGTTCTGCCTCGCTGGTCAGCCGAACCAATGTCTAAACATGCGCTTCTACGGCTCCGCGATGCCGTTTCCCCACATCCAAGGCGCCTTCCGCCAAGTTCTGAACGCCGACGCCTCGCAATGCGCCGTGGCCGATGGCCTGACCCCGGGCGAGGCCGCCATGGCGGAGCCTTTGGCGGTCTGCCTCCACGCCACGCGGCAGGCCGGGCCGATGCTGGGCAAGTCGGTGCTCGTCACCGGCTGTGGCCCCATCGGCATCCTGTGCATCCTCGCCGCGCGGCGCGCAGGCGCAGATCATATCGTAGCCACCGATCTGAGCGATTTCACCCTTGGCATGGCCAAACAGGCGGGCGCGGACGAGGTCATCAACATGGGCCAAGCTCCCGACGGGCTGGAGAAATACACCCCCGAGAAGGGCCATTTCAATGTGCTGTTCGAATGCTCCGGCGCGGCCCCGGCGCTGAGCGCGGGCATCCACGCCATGGCCCCCGGCGGGACCATCGTGCAGCTGGGCCTTGGCGGTGACATGTCCCTGCCGATGATGGCGATCACCGCGAAAGAGCTGAGCCTCAAGGGCTCCTTCCGCTTCCACTCGGAATTCCACACTGGCGTCTCGCTGATGCAGAAGGGCCTGATCGACGTGAAGCCGTTCATCACCCAGACCCTGCCGCTGGCCGATGCGGTCGAGGCGTTCGAGCTGGCAGGCGACCGCTCCCGCGCCATGAAAACACAGATCAGCTTCGCATGA